Proteins encoded by one window of Pempheris klunzingeri isolate RE-2024b chromosome 14, fPemKlu1.hap1, whole genome shotgun sequence:
- the LOC139213080 gene encoding junctional adhesion molecule 3B-like, whose protein sequence is MAKTRLACLLTLLSTHCYLSVLAVVLKTSNESPWTDEFDKIELSCLIESISTTNPRIEWKKITNEGPSYVYFDKKISGDLENRAVIREPATLLITNATRSDTAKYRCEVTAADDQKSFDEIVINLVVRVKPVVPKCSVPKSVPFGKSAELSCLEEEGFPKSQYQWFKNREEIPDDPKTSLKFFNSSYMLSAETGTLKFIAVRKEDAGEYFCRAKNDAGYSDCPAQQMEVYDIDVVGIVLGVLVVVIVLLCITAGICCAYKRGFFSSQKQTGNNYKVPAKGDGVDYVRTEDEGDFRHKSSFVI, encoded by the exons GCTACCTGAGCGTGTTAGCAGTGGTCCTGAAAACAAGTAACGAATCACCGTGGACTGACGAGTTTGACA AAATCGAGTTATCATGTTTGATCGAGTCCATTTCTACAACCAATCCCAGAATTGAGTGGAAGAAGATAACAAACGAGGGGCCGAGCTATGTGTACTTTGACAAGAAGATTTCAG GTGACCTGGAGAACAGAGCAGTGATCAGAGAACCTGCCACATTACTGATAACCAACGCCACAAGGTCGGACACGGCCAAATATCGCTGTGAAGTCACCGCCGCAGATGACCAGAAGTCATTTGATGAGATTGTGATTAATCTCGTTGTAAGAG TAAAGCCGGTGGTGCCAAAATGCAGCGTCCCAAAATCAGTGCCTTTTGGGAAGTCAGCAGAGCTGAGctgcctggaggaggagggcttCCCCAAGTCTCAGTACCAGTGGTTCAAGAACAGGGAGGAGATTCCCGACGACCCAAAGACCAGCCTCAAGTTTTTCAACTCCTCGTACATGCTCAGCGCAGAAACAGGAACTCTG AAGTTCATCGCAGTCAGAAAAGAGGATGCAGGCGAGTACTTTTGCCGAGCGAAGAACGATGCAGGATACAGTGACTGTCCAGCCCAGCAGATGGAAGTCT ATGACATTGATGTTGTTGGGATCGTACTGGGAGTGCTGGTGGTGGTCATAGTGCTCTTATGTATAACGGCAGGGATCTGCTGTGCATACAAGCGAGGCTTCTTCTCCAGCCAAAAACAGACGGGGAACAA TTACAAAGTTCCAGCCAAAGGAGACGGAGTGGACTACGTCAGGACAGAGGATGAG GGGGATTTCCGACACAAGTCGTCATTCGTGATCTGA